DNA sequence from the Sulfurimonas sp. HSL3-1 genome:
TAGGCAAAGGCCATCGCCAGGACATAAACAAGCGAAAGGGTGAACCCGCGCCGGGCCGTCAGTTTCTCCCCCTGCGACACGATAATGGAGGAGAGGATCGGGATCATCGGAAAGATGCACGGGGTCAGCGAAAGCGCGAGTCCAAAGCCAAAAAAGAGGGCCAGGATCGCCCAGAGACTGCCGCCTTTGAGCGTGTCGACGATGATGTCCGTTTCACTCTCACCCTGCACGCTCGCCGGAGCTTTCGGCTTTTCGGGTGCCGCGGCGGCGGGCGAACCAAGTTTGGCGAGATCGACGTCGAAGGTGTACTCTTTGTTCTGCGGCTCGTAGCAGAGCCCGCGCTCCGAACACCCCTGAAACGCGAAAGCGACGGTCACCGGGACTGTGCCCGTTTTCTGCGACGATGTCAGGATGATCTCGACGGGCACGTTGTGCAGGTGGACCATGTCGCCGTCATGCTCTTCCGCAACGCTGTTGACCTTCACTTCGGAGATGGAGACCCCGGAGGGCGCCTTGACCTTGGCATCAAGTTTGTCGGCATAGACATAGATGCCCTCGCCCAGTTCGATGTCAATGGCGATGTGCTGGTTGTCGAGCAGGGAAGCCTTGGGTTTGAATGCCTCTTCGGGCATCAGGAAACTGCTCTGAAAGGCGAAGAGGAGCGTCGCCGAAAGCAGGGTAAAAAACGCGAGGAACCGTTTCACAGAAAGCCTTTGTGACGAAATTGGCCCACATTTTAGCGCAAGAAGCAAAAACAAAACAGTAACGCGCGCCCAGCTGTGGGGGGTTAAGCTTTCAGCCCAGGTATTTCACTTCAGTATCGGGAGCAGACGGGCATAGAAACAGGCGGCATGCTGCACGGCATCGACACGGATCCATTGGCGCGTCAGTTTGAAGCGGAAGCTGCCGACGCTGCGCTCGGGGTAGCGGTGGGCGTACGCGGATTCGGGCGTATTGAAGGTGGCGAGCAGTCCCCGCGCCGCCAGAAGCATGGGCCCGAGGATGTGCGTCATCTGCGCCCGCTCCCCCCGCTGCCGCGCCAGCCGGTAGGCCGCCATCAGTCCTTCGCAGCGCGAACCGTCATGGTAGACGTGGTCACCGAAACGGTAGTAAAACCCGCCGGCATAATCTGGACAGAGCGCATTATCAGGCGTGTACATATGGCGGATCATCTGTGCCGCGTCCCCGTACACGAAGGCCCGGTGGGCATCGGTGACGACGCCTTCAATCCCGTCCCAGGCCTCGATTGCCTGCATCAGCCAGCTGTCTGCCGGCAGCGGCTCGAAGAGATCGGCATAGCGCTTCGGACGGATATGGATGAGAAAATCAAGTGCCCGGCGGCTCTCATGCCGAATGCGCGCTTTCAGTTTTTCCGACCCGTCGCCGTGTGCATGGAAAAGTGCCAGGCCAAGCAGCGCCTCGCCGGGGTAGTAAAAGGAGAAGAGGCCCCGCTTCGTCTTGTCATCGATGCCGACAAGCGGCGCCCCCTTCCCGAAACGCGGGTGGCGGTAGTAGCCGATCATCTCCCCCTCCCCGTCGATACGGCTGAGCAGGTGCCGGACCAACCCCTCTGCATAGCGCCCGTAACGCCCGTCGCCGCTGAGATGGCGGTAACGCATCAGGGCGGCCAGCCCTATGCCCGCACCCCCGAGCTTGGACTTCTTGTTATAAAAGGGGTAGCAGCGATACCCCTCCGCATCCTCCTCTTCTTGCAACGTCGTCACAAAATAATCGATGGAGCGGCGCGCCGCCTCCAGCAGACGGCGTTCTTTGAAGAGCGTATACCCCTCGAGCAGGGTGATCGTCGCGCCGCTGTGGCGCAGTATGTTGTAATAACCCGGGTTCTTCGGGTGCTGAAAATCGGCTTCGCTGTCACGCAGGGGATCGTAATAGTAGAGGAAGCGTCCGTCGCGCCGCATATTGTCCGCCAGCCAACCGATGCTCTCGCGCAGTACCCTCTCCACGGTACCGGCCGAGAGGGGAAAAGGCGACGGAAGCCCCCGGTACAGCGGAAGAGTCTTCGCTTCATAGGTGATTACGGCAACGCTTTTGAGCAGGCAGCACTGCAGCGGGAGGCCGCGCATCATCGCGGCACGCTGCTCCTCATCCTGCCCCTTCTGCGCCAGACCGAAGCGCCCGGCAAGATAGTCCAGCAGCTGCGTCACACTCATGATGCTGTGGGTCACGGCATCGGTCGGCATGACGTAACGCACCGTCCCCTCATAGACACAGCGTACCCCGGTCACCCCGGGCTCATATCGCGCCGGCGACACGTCCATCCACGTCAACTCTTCCGGACGACAGGGGATCTCCTCCGTCACCATCTCAACCATGATCCGGCACACGGAGGGGTCGGAAACATGAAAAGCCTCAAAGCCTTTGCGTTTGCGTACTCCCGCCACGGCGCGGCGTACGCTCTCCGCCAGCGAACGGCGACGCGATCCCCAGCGCATCGGCTTCACGCCGCGTTGAAAGAGCGTAATATAGAGCTGCGAGCAGGAGGGATCGAAGCTCCGTGCAAACCGTTTGGGAAGCGGGAATGCCGAAGGCTCTCCCGCCAGCAGCTTCCGAACCGCCCCAAAAAACTGCATCTCATCTGCCGTTTCCGCGCCGGAGACCGCGTGCGGTACCGTCATACCCTCTCCTTCACATGCCTTGCATCGCTTGTGATGCTTTCCGGCCCTTACAAAAACGTGCCTCGCGGGCACCCTTTGGTAAAAGCGGTGCGGGACGAGCCCGCCGCTTAGACAACGCTGTCCGGATCCGGATCCACATCCAGATCGTCCAGATCGCCGTCATCGAAGAGGTCGAAGTCCTCCGCATCCATCGCACCATGGCCGCCGCCGCCCTGTCCGGGGTTGCTGTCGTCGTCATGGTCCTCATCGTTGCCGTGACCGTTGTCATGGTCGTCATCGCTGTCAGAGTCGGCATCGGTATCCGTATCCGTGTCGGTATCGGTATCCGTGTCGGTGTCGGTGTCTGTATCAGAGTCATCGTCCGTGTCGGCACCGTGACCGCCGCCGCCCTGACCCGGGTTGCTGTCGTCATCATGGTCATCGTCATTTCCGTGACCGTTGTTACCATCGTCGTCCGTATCGGTGTCGGTATCCGTATCGGTGTCGGAATCATCATCCGTGTCGGCACCGTGACCGCCGCCGCCCTGACCCGGGTTGCTGTCGTCATCATGGTCATCGTCATTGCCGTGGCCGTTGTTGCCGTCGTCGTCATCGTCGGAGTCATCGTCCGTGTCGGCACCGTGACCGCCGCCCCCCTGACCCGGGTTGCTATCGTCATCATGGTCATCATCGTTACCGTGGCCGTTGTTGCCGTCGTCATCATCGTCATCATCGTCATCGTTGTCATCGTCGTTGTCGGTATCGTCGTCGTTGTCGGTATCGTCATCGTCGTCGTTGTCGGTATCCGTGTCGGTGTCAGTGTCTGTATCCGTATCGGTGTCTGTATCCGTATCGGTGTCTGTATCCGTATCGGTGTCTGTATCCGTGTCAGTGTCTGTATCGGTGTCCGTGTCTGTATCGGTTTCAGCCGCCGGACGGGCATCCGCCGGATTGCCGATTTCCGCGCTCGCAACACCGCGGGCACCCACTTCGTCACCTTCCTGATCGGCACCGACGTCACCCCGCGCGTCATCACGCTCTTCATAGATGGCGCCTTCGCTCAGTCCGCTGCCCTGGCCACCGCCCTGACCTGCTGCAGTCGCACCCATCTCGCCGCCCATCAGGGCGGTTTCGAGGGCGGTAACATCGCCGATCAACGCGTCGTTTTCCGCCGTATCGACCGTTACGCTGCTGTCGAGTACGACATGTTCGTGTGAGCCGATCTCAACGGTATGGCCGTTGTCGAGGCTCAGTACGATACCGCCTTCCCCGGTGATCACGGTGTCATTTTCGTGGATGATATCCCCGGATACAGCGATCTTTTCGTGGCCGCCCGGTCCAATCACTTTCACAACGCCTTCAATTGCCGTTACCATTCCGATTGCAGTTGCCATCTCATCTCCTTTTGATGTATCTTAGCTGTATTATAGGCTTTAACCGCCGCACAGCTCAATACTACTTTCGTATGAATTTGTTATCGTCTGGCATTATTGACCATAATGGCCAGCTCGAGCCGGCTGGCCACGCCGAGCTTCTCATACACCGTCTTCAAATGGGTCTTGACCGTCTGTTCTGTGATATCCGCCGTCTGGGCGATCTCCTTGTTGCTCATCCCGAGCGCCACCATCTCCGCCAGCTCGCGTTCCCGCGCCGACAACGGGTCAAGCGCTTCCTGACGCTGGGCTGCCATCATGCTGTTCTGCCGGATCATCATCTGGATAAACTCCGGGTAAAGCCAGATATTGCCGCCGACGACGGCCTTGACGGCCTGATTGATGTTGTTGGCAGAAGCGTAGGTGTTCAGCAGGGCGCGTGCCCCCTCCTTGAGCAGCAGAATCCCGTCAGAATAGACGGGGCTGCTGTTCATCGCCATCACGGCGCTCTTCGTCCCTTTGAGAAACTGGAGCAGCTCCTCCAACTCCCCGATATTGCCGTCATAATCGAACAGCACGACCGCGGGATGCGCTTTGTCCAAAGCGCCGTAGAGCGCTCCGAGATCCTGAAACATCTGCAGATCATACAACCGTGACATCCCGGTTTTCCAGTGTTTGAGCACAGAATCCCGCCTAGAATAGAGGTAGAGTTTTTTCATCCTATCGCTCCTTGAAGGCATTGTCTTTCGTACGCAGCAGCGGTTGAAGAATATAGTCGAGAATGCTCTTTTTGCCCGTGATGATCTCCGCGTTGACGACCATGCCCGGAATCAGCTTCAACGGATTCTCCACCGTGCCGAGGAACGTTTTGTCCGTTTCGATCCAGACCTGGTAGTAGGTCTTGCCGTCGGCTTCGTTAATGGAGTCGGGGCTGATCCGCACGACCCGGCCGCTGAGTCCCCCGTAGATGGCGAAATCATAGGCCGTAATCTTGATCACCGCGCGCTGATCGGGGTACAAGAAGGCGATATCGCGCGGATGGACCTTGACTTCGACCAGCAGCGAATCTCCCGTCGGAAGGATATCCATCATCTTCATGCCCGGCGTCACGACCCCGCCGATCGTTGTGACATAGAGGCGCTTGACGATCCCGTCGACGGGCGAGCGCACCAGGGTCCGGCTCACCTGGTCTTCGAGCGCCGCCTGGGACTCCTTGATCCGCTGCATCTGCGCCTCGATTCCGTTGAGCTCCTCCTTGGCACGGTTCTGGAAAGCGAGCTCGGCTTCGTCGCGTTTGCTCTTTGCCTCGTCGATCATCGCCCGCGTCGACGCGATCTGATGTCTTGTCGTCGTCAGGGACTGCTGTACGTTGTTGGCATCGCGCTGCAGCTTGATATAGTCAACCTCGGGCACGATCCGCTTTATGACCAGGGGCTTGTTAATCTCGATCTCCTTGCGAACCAGTTCCATCTCCTGCTCAAGCTCGACATAGTGCTCCCGCGCTTCTTTGAGCTCGCTGCTGCGCTGGACGATCTGCGCGTCGAGCACCGCGATGCTCTTTTTGAGTTGCTTCCGGTTACTCGTGAAAAGGCTGCGTTCCTTCTCGATCAGCGCCTTTTGCGCCGGGTCGCTCGTCTCGGGTTCGAGAAAAGCCGTCCCGTGGGCCTCCGCCCGCAGGCGGACCGCCCGGGCGTAAAGTTCGTCATACTCCAGCCGGGTCTTCTCCACCGTCGAACTGAAGTAGATATCCTGCATCTTCAGCAGCGGTTCGCCTTTTTTGACCAGGTCGCCCTCTTTGATGAGGATCTCCTTGACGATCCCCCCTTCGAGGTTCTGGATCGGCTTGATCTGACTGCTCGGCACGATCTTGCCGTTGCCCTTGACAACCTCGTCGATCATCGCGTGATCCGCCCAGACGATGAAAACCGCCACCGTCAGCAGCATAATCCAGAGGAAAAGCCGTGAATGCAGGGCCGTACGCTCCAGTACCGCGGCGCTGCGGCTGTTAAGATAGGCCAGCTCCTCCTCTGAAACGACCCTGGGACGCTGATCACTCTTGTCAGAGGGGCGCTTCGGCGGCCGGCTGGAGAGCATGGAACTGTCAAGCACTGTGCACCTCCGACTTTTTAAGGTAGGCGAGGACCTCCGCCTTCGTTCCGTCCATCACGACCTCCCCGCGCTCGAGCAGGATGATGCGCTCGACCAGTTCCAAAACGGCGTCTTTGTGCGTCACGAAGAGCGCCGTCTTCCCCTTGATCTTCTGGGAGATCCCGAGGATGGCGATGCGCTCGCTCTCTTCATCCAGATGCGAGGTCGGCTCGTCAAAAAGGACCAAAGAGAAATCGTCGATCAGGGCCCGTGCGATTCCGATGCTCTGGCGTTGCCCGCCCGAAACGTTCTGTCCCTTCTCCTTGATCTTCATATTGAAGCCGTCGGGGTTGAGATTGATGTAGCGCAGGGCGCCGCTCAGGCGTGCCGCCTCGACGATCTCGTGCGAATCGATACCGGGATGCTTCAGGGCGATGTTCTCCTTGATCGTCCCCTGCAGCAGAACGATCTCCTGGGGCACGTAGGCGATCTGTTTGCGCAGCTCCGCCGGGGCGTACTGATCCATCTCGACGTCGTCCGCGAGGATCATTCCCTCCTTCGGTGCATAAAAGCCCATCAGCAGGTTGATGATGGTCGTCTTGCCCGATCCCATCTCTCCCATGATGGCGACGTGTTCGCCGGGTTCGATCGTGAACGAGACGTCATGCAGGGCATTGCGCGCCGAATCGGGGTAGGCGAAATCTACATTGACGAAATCGATCTTTCCTTTGAGATGGCTTGCACTGATAAACTCACGCTCTTTGGGGTGTTCGATGGCACTTCCCATCACCTTCTCGATTGCACGGAAGCCTGCACGGGCTTTGTTGAACTGCAAGATCAGCATCACCAGCTTCCCGACGGGGTTGACGGCCCGCGACGAAAGGATGTAGGCGACCAGTAATCCCCCCGTCGTCAGTATGCCCTGGTGGATCATGTAGACGCTGGCCACGATCACGGCAACCGTCTGTACGCGGATCAGAAAGGAGGTCGCCGTCGCGATGGAGCCGTTGAGGACGCGGGATTTGAGCCCCCGCTGGGCAATGTTCCCCGTCGCCTCCTCCAGCTTCCACTGCATAACGCTGTTGTAGTTGAAGGCCTTGATCGTTTCAATGGCATTGAGGCTTTCGAGCAGAATGCTGTTTTTCACCGCCGATGCCTGGTTGGAGTTGCGGATGCTGGTCCGGATCGGTCCTTTTATAAGGAAGGCGTACACTGCGATCAGGACGATTGTCATCAGCGGGATATAGACAACATCGCCGGCGACCCAGTAAACCACCAGCAGGAAAAGAATCGAAAACGGGAGATCGACGAGGGTCGTCACGACGGTGGAGGTCAGAAAGTTCCGGATGCTCTCGTACTGTTTCAGGTCGCTTGAAAACGCGCCGACGGAACCGATCTGCTCGGAGAGCTTCATATCCATGACGTGCTCGAAGATCTTCGACGACATGATCACGTCGCTCTTTTTCGCCGCGATCTCCATAAAGTAGCTCCGCAAAAAACGCAAAAAGGCTTCGAGCACGAAGATGGCCACGACACCGTAGGTGAGGACCCAGAGCGTGTCGAGGGCCGTATTCGGGATGACCCGGTCAAAAACGTTGCGCATATACAGCGGCAGGATCAGAATAAAAAGATTGACCAGGAAGGAGCCGACCAGAATGTCCATATAGATCGTTCTTGTGCGCGACAACGTACTCCAGAACCAGTGCCTTTCGTCCTCCTCTTCCTTCTCTTCCTGCGCTTCCAGGCTGAACCCGAAGTTCTTTTTCATCAGGAAACAGTACCCGAGGTACTCCGCTTCCAGGTGTTCGATGGGGATCCACCCCTCCTGCTCGGGAACGCCGGGAAGCAGTACGTTCGCATACTCCATCTCTTTGTCAAACTCGAGCAGCACGCAGGCGCGATCCTCTTTCAGAATCAGGATACACGGCAGCAGGTGCTGTGCGATCTTGCGCAGGGATTTCTTTTGAAGGGTACTGGCGAAGCCCGCCTTTTCCGCCGCCCGGCTAAAAAGCGAACGGGAGCGCTGGGGGTCGGGCTCGAACAGTTTCGGGTCCTCCGGGTCGACCGGCAACCCCGCCAGGACGATCTCCGCGGTCACTTCCTGGTGATAGAGTTTTGCAACAGCCAACAGGGCGTCAAGCAGCCCGGAACGATTCTGTTCGCCCATCTACACCGCCCCCTTGTCTGGCTTGCCGATCCAGAAGCCCTGCAGCCGCTCAATACCGTGCTCGTACAGACTTGTTGCCGTCTCCTCGCTGTCGACCCCTGTCGCGATCAGATCGATGTCGATCAGCCTGGCGATGGTAAAGAGCGCCGATTCGCGTTTGCTCTCGGAACCGACCAGGGAGAGCAGGTACGCCGCGTCGATCTTCAGGTAGGAGGGTTTGACACGCTGCAGGAAGGTCAGATCTTTTTCGGATTCGACCGTAAAGTGGTCGATGCCGAAACGCCATCCCTGCTTCTGTACGAACATGGAGAAAGCCGCCGCGGGCTCCGGCGCGCTCAGCACCGTACTGTTGGAGACCTCGAACGCCAGTTCCAGCGTATTATCGTCCCAGGCATCTTTCCTGGCGGACAACCATCCAATGGTAGAACTGTGGGCGATAAAATCCTCCGAAACGTTCACCGCAACCTCGACGGCATGAAAGCTCTTGCCCATCTTGTCGAGCACGTAACGGTCAAGCTCCTCGAGCAGATCGAGGTGTGAAACGACCGGAATGAATGCCCCGGCGTTGAGCAGCTTGCCTTCCAGCTCCAGGCGCAGCAACAGCTCTTTTTGCACCGTCTCCCCGCTGCGGGCGACAACGGGCTGGTACACGGTCACAAAACGGTCGAACTGCATTGCGTCGCGCAGATGTTTCCGCCACTCGTCGTGTCCCCATGAAGGAACATGATCGTGTTTTTCACGGTAAAGGACCGGTACGGCCCCGCCGGCTTCTGCCTGCATCAGCGCATAATCGAGATGACTCAGGAGGTCAGAAGGGGTCTCGCCGGTACGGTAGGCCGCCGCGGCGATCGTCACGCAATAGCCGGCCCCCTTGCAGCTCTCCGCCGCCGAGGTGAGCAGTGCCGAAACATCCGACTCTTCCAGCGACGGGAGGATGAGGATCACTTCGAATTCACGGACCCGGCAGGCGACGCCCTCTTCGACCCCGTTGACGATGCCGCGGGCAATGTCGCCGATAAAGGAGAGCACCTTCTGCAGGACGTATCCTCCCTCTTCATGTTTCACCTTGTCGGGGTCGCACAGCTGCAGCGCGGCGACATAGCCGGCGGAGAAGCGGTCTTCGCCCGACATCAGGCTGCCCAGTTTCATCATAAAGAAATCGCGGTTTTTCAGGTGGGTCTGGCGGTCTTCATACAGGAGCGTATTGTAGCGGGCGACGGCATCGGCCTCCTTCTTGAAAACCTCCTTCACTTTAAACACCAGGGTATTGATGGCCTGGACCACATCGCGGAACTCCCTTGTTCTCGGCAGCGACTCCTGGATGATAAAACGGTTCCCCGAGACGGCTTCCGCCTGTTCGCGGACCGCATCGAGCGAACGCAGCACGATCTTCAACATAAAGTAGATCCCGCCCATGGCCAGCAGGCTCAGGATGAAGAAACTGACGAGCACTTCCTTGAGCGCATCCCACATCTGGGTATAAGCGTTGCCGCGGTGTCCTTCGATCTGAAGCTCTCCGACCTGCATCCACTCTCTGCCCACGGGCACGGATGCGGACGCAGGCGGCAGGGCGATGCTGTCGGCGAACCATGCCGGCACGTCATCGAGGATCAGCGGCGTATGACGCTCGTAGAGCACCTTTCCGTCGACGTTGCGGTAGACGATCGCTTCGTAAAGTCCGCTGTCAAATACGGCGTTGATCATCGTTTCGGCCATCGCGACATCCTGACCGTCGGAGGCCCGGCTGATCGCCAGCCCCAGGGATGAAGCCGTGTTGCGTGCACTCGTATAGAGCTGCTCCTCGATGAAACGGACGTTCGTCCGGTAGTTGCTGAACATCGTCATCGCCAGCAGCGCTATCACCAGAATAGACATTGCCAGCGTGATCTCTTTAAAGAGTGTCACAATCCCTCCTTTTCAATGCGTTGCAGGAATGCAGCCCACGCCTTATTGCGTGACTTCCCGCCTGAAAGCGTTTTGCCTCTTCCCTGCTGCGTATTCAAAAAGAGGGACTCCGCGTTGAAACTGTAGACATAGACAAGGTCTTTACGTTTCGTTGCCGGGAAAATGCGGTAATTGAGATTATCCAGGACCAGCGGTACTGCTTTCGGGTCTTCGTAATAGGTCAGCACCATATGCGCCTGGTTGAACTTGACGGCCTTTACGTAGGTAAAGAAGAGCTTTTTTTCGGGGACACCGAGCCGTTTCAGGGCAAAATACTTTGCGATGACGTAATCTTCGCAATCCCCCTGGTCACGCGCGAGGAATTCGCTCGGGCGCGCCCAGTAGTCCTCGACACCCCAGTTTTGGATGTCGGAAACGAAACGGACGCGGTTGAAGAAGTCGTTGACCCCTTTGAGCTTTTCCATTTCACTCTTGTCCCGGAGGCCGTTGAGCATCCGCTCCATCGCTTCTAAGCGTTTCCGGGCGAAATATTCCTGTTCGTTCGCGTTGACGGCTGCATGCCCTGCCGACGCCTTCTCCCCGATGGGAGTCAGCGTGGCACCCTGTCCTGCACATCCTAGAAGGAGCGAAAGAAGTGCGAAATACCTGAGCAAATCAAAAACCGCCTTTTAGCGTCCAGCGTCTACTCAGACGCCGGGACCTCAGTCGGTGCCATCGCATCGCGCTTCAGGGCCAGAACCTCTTCGGGCTTCACCTCCGCGACCAGCGGCAGACTCCCGACGTTTTCAATGACCCGGTATTCGGCCAGTTGCTGATCGTACAGGGTAGAGACGTAAGCCTTGCGGGAAGTGTAGTACTCGTTCTCGACATCCAGCACGTCCAGAAGTGTCCGGCGTCCGAGGCGGAACTCTTCGTTGTACGCCTGCAGGGTTCTTTGTGTGAAGTCACGGTGCTCTTTCAGATACTCCAGCTGCTCCGTGATCCGGGTTTTGGCCGCCCAGGAGTAGTTCAGACGTTCAAAAACAAGGCGCTGGTTCTCCATCATTTTTTCGGAGGCGTTGAAAGCGGAAGCGAGCGCTTTTTTGCGGCTGGCGACATCCGCACCGCCGTTATAGATATTCCACGATGCGACCAGCTGCACGCTGAATTCATTCTCGTCGCCCGCATCCGTGCGCCATGCGTAATCGCCCGTCCTGTCATTGTTGACATGGGACTGTTTGACCTCCAGGTCGACGCTCGGATAGTAGGTGTAAGCCGCCTGGCTGTATGCCTCCTGCGCCGCCTTGATGTTTTTACGGCTGGCCATCAGGGTCGGATAATACTGAAGCGCCGTTTTTTCCGCCGCCTCGATGCTCATCGGCATCAACGCAGCGTTGACCTTCGCTTCCATCATATCCTCGGGGTCGACCGTTTCTCCGTAGATGCGCTTGAAGTTCGTCTGGGCATCTTCGAAATTGTTGATGGCAACCTTGACGTTCGACTCGGCCAGTGCGAGACGGCCGGAGATCTGTTCCATATCCGACTGTGCGCCCACGCCGGCTTCGAGACGCTCTTTGATCATGTCATAGTAGCGCTGGTGCGTGTCGCGGTTCTCCAGCGTCAGGGCGAGGATCTGCTTCTGCTTTAGCACGGCCAGATAGCTTTCGATCATGGTGAGGCCGAGCTGGCTCACTTTTTCCATCAGCGAGTACTCCGCGGAGAGCAGTCTCGCATCCTGCTGCGCGACGTCGTGCATCGTCGAGAAACCGCGGAAAAGGTTTTCGCGCGCCCGAACGAACGCTTCCGTATGCATGTAGGTGTCTGAATCCACGTTAGGACCGATCGGTCCATTGGAACCTTCATCATGCTTAAGACCGACGGATCCCTGCAGATCTACCACCGGGAGGTAATCAGCGAATGCGATCGTTTTGTCCTCTTCGACGGCACGGTAATCTTCAATGCGCTGCCGGATTTCCGGATTGGTGTCCACCACCGTCCGATACGCTTCTTCCAATGTCAATCCGTGGCCTGCCGTTGCCAGTAGGAAAGGCAGAATCCCAAGTATTCCCTTATGTTTCATCGTCGATCCTTTGCACTTGATTTGCCAGTTATTGAAACTGTCCTTAAAAGGATTATAGCCCGTTTCAACCTTACAGAAACATAATGTAATAATTTCCATTGATCTTCTTTTTTTATTTAAGTAACAGATTGTATATAATGCCCTACGAATCCAACGCAGACGGACCGACCATGCCCAACCGACTTGCCAACGAAGACTCCCCCTACCTGCAGCAGCACAAGAACAACCCCGTCGACTGGTACCCCTGGTGCGACGAAGCCTTTGCCCGCGCCCGCGACGAGAAGCGTCCGATCTTTATCTCCATCGGCTACAGCAGCTGCCACTGGTGCCACGTGATGGAGCACGAGGTGTTCGAAAACGAAGCCATCGCTGCGTATCTGAACGAACACTTTATCAGCATCAAGGTCGACCGCGAAGAGCGCCCCGACCTCGACAAGTACTACCAGGAGGTGCACCAGCTGCTCAACCGCCGTGCGGGCGGCTGGCCCGCCTCCATCTTCTGCACCCCCGACAACAAACCCTTCTACGCCGGCACCTACATCCCGCCGACCACCCGCGACCGGATGCTGGGATTTACGGAACTGACAGAGATCATCGCCACCAAGGTGGCCGAGGGGGACGAGAAGCTCTTCCAGAACGCCGACGAGATACAAAACTACCTGAAACCCGAAGCGCGGCCGAAAGAGGCGACAGTCCTGAAGCCCTCCCTGGCCACCGGATTCGTCAAACAGGCGCTGCACAACTTCGAGAGCACACATGGCGGCTTCTCCCAGCAGCCGAAGTTTCCGCACACCTCGACGCTGAACGCCCTGCTCGACATCGTGCTGCTGCAAAACGACGCCGATGCGAAAAAGATGGTGACGCAGACCCTCTCCACGATGCACCGCGGCGGTATGTACGACCTCGTCGACGGCGGTTTCTGCCGCTACAGCGTCGACCCGGAGTGGCTGGTGCCACACTTTGAGAAGATGACCTACGACAACGGGCTGCTCTGCGAGCTCTACGCCCGGGCCGGGCGGATGTTCGGCGATGCCTCCTATACACGGACTGCCACGGAGATCGCCGACTTCATGGCGGCGAAGATGCAAGAAGACGGCCTCTTCTACTCCGCCAGCGACGCCGACAGCGAAGGGGAGGAAGGCACCTACTTCATCGTCGCGTACGACGTCGCCAGGGC
Encoded proteins:
- a CDS encoding TolC family outer membrane protein, whose product is MKHKGILGILPFLLATAGHGLTLEEAYRTVVDTNPEIRQRIEDYRAVEEDKTIAFADYLPVVDLQGSVGLKHDEGSNGPIGPNVDSDTYMHTEAFVRARENLFRGFSTMHDVAQQDARLLSAEYSLMEKVSQLGLTMIESYLAVLKQKQILALTLENRDTHQRYYDMIKERLEAGVGAQSDMEQISGRLALAESNVKVAINNFEDAQTNFKRIYGETVDPEDMMEAKVNAALMPMSIEAAEKTALQYYPTLMASRKNIKAAQEAYSQAAYTYYPSVDLEVKQSHVNNDRTGDYAWRTDAGDENEFSVQLVASWNIYNGGADVASRKKALASAFNASEKMMENQRLVFERLNYSWAAKTRITEQLEYLKEHRDFTQRTLQAYNEEFRLGRRTLLDVLDVENEYYTSRKAYVSTLYDQQLAEYRVIENVGSLPLVAEVKPEEVLALKRDAMAPTEVPASE
- a CDS encoding transglutaminase-like cysteine peptidase, producing the protein MLRYFALLSLLLGCAGQGATLTPIGEKASAGHAAVNANEQEYFARKRLEAMERMLNGLRDKSEMEKLKGVNDFFNRVRFVSDIQNWGVEDYWARPSEFLARDQGDCEDYVIAKYFALKRLGVPEKKLFFTYVKAVKFNQAHMVLTYYEDPKAVPLVLDNLNYRIFPATKRKDLVYVYSFNAESLFLNTQQGRGKTLSGGKSRNKAWAAFLQRIEKEGL
- a CDS encoding bifunctional diguanylate cyclase/phosphodiesterase, which gives rise to MTLFKEITLAMSILVIALLAMTMFSNYRTNVRFIEEQLYTSARNTASSLGLAISRASDGQDVAMAETMINAVFDSGLYEAIVYRNVDGKVLYERHTPLILDDVPAWFADSIALPPASASVPVGREWMQVGELQIEGHRGNAYTQMWDALKEVLVSFFILSLLAMGGIYFMLKIVLRSLDAVREQAEAVSGNRFIIQESLPRTREFRDVVQAINTLVFKVKEVFKKEADAVARYNTLLYEDRQTHLKNRDFFMMKLGSLMSGEDRFSAGYVAALQLCDPDKVKHEEGGYVLQKVLSFIGDIARGIVNGVEEGVACRVREFEVILILPSLEESDVSALLTSAAESCKGAGYCVTIAAAAYRTGETPSDLLSHLDYALMQAEAGGAVPVLYREKHDHVPSWGHDEWRKHLRDAMQFDRFVTVYQPVVARSGETVQKELLLRLELEGKLLNAGAFIPVVSHLDLLEELDRYVLDKMGKSFHAVEVAVNVSEDFIAHSSTIGWLSARKDAWDDNTLELAFEVSNSTVLSAPEPAAAFSMFVQKQGWRFGIDHFTVESEKDLTFLQRVKPSYLKIDAAYLLSLVGSESKRESALFTIARLIDIDLIATGVDSEETATSLYEHGIERLQGFWIGKPDKGAV
- a CDS encoding thioredoxin domain-containing protein gives rise to the protein MPNRLANEDSPYLQQHKNNPVDWYPWCDEAFARARDEKRPIFISIGYSSCHWCHVMEHEVFENEAIAAYLNEHFISIKVDREERPDLDKYYQEVHQLLNRRAGGWPASIFCTPDNKPFYAGTYIPPTTRDRMLGFTELTEIIATKVAEGDEKLFQNADEIQNYLKPEARPKEATVLKPSLATGFVKQALHNFESTHGGFSQQPKFPHTSTLNALLDIVLLQNDADAKKMVTQTLSTMHRGGMYDLVDGGFCRYSVDPEWLVPHFEKMTYDNGLLCELYARAGRMFGDASYTRTATEIADFMAAKMQEDGLFYSASDADSEGEEGTYFIVAYDVARAALIEDGFAEDDADAILETLHVTPGGNFEGRNILWLSEPVERPEWFAPVRDVFLRLRTEREYPFIDRKIQTSWNAMMIRGLFELGKSDPTYIEKAVTALKALQGFLMPDGTLYHTALIHSTPKIGAFLEDYAYLGTAFVKAYEATYDETYLMQAQQTANRALETLYDSGRWYFVRGEFVTDADPTDSSYPGSVGVMVDLLLSLGILVEEKYRHFAFKTLEYYSARLAKTPIYFPYLFNQALRYLYEDLVVKADAERLASAAGNISTVTYPYVHVKATDDNSYMLCGVQSCFAQLKSADEIAPTIKEKLPAL